The Kribbella jejuensis region TTGCCCGAGTACACCCGGATGAAGGTCAGCTTGCCCAGGTGCGGGTCGGCGGCGATCTTGAACGCCAGCGCCGAGAACGGCTCGCTGTCGTCCGGCTTGCGCAGCACGACCTTCTCCGCGTCCTTGACGTCGTGGCCCTCGATGGCCGGGACGTCGATCGGGCTCGGCAGGTACGCGTTCACCGCGTCGAGCAGCGGCTGGACGCCCTTGTTCTTGAAGGCCGTACCGGTCAGGACCGGGGTCAGCTTGCTGGCCAGGGTCGCGCGACGGATGGCGGCGACCAGCTGCTCCTGGGTCGGCTCCTCGCCCTCCAGGTACAGCTCCATGATCTCGTCGTCGGCCTCGGCGACGGTCTCGATCAGCTTGTCCCGCCACTCGGCCGCGAGCTCGGTGTGGCTGGCCGGGATCTCCTCGACCGTGTAGTCCTCGCCCATCTTGGTCTCGCCGCGCCAGGTCAGCGCGCGCATGCCCACCAGGTCGACGACGCCGATGAAGTCGGCCTCGGACCCGATCGGCAGCTGCATGACCAGCGGCACCGCGGCGAGGCGGTCCCGGATCATGTCGACGCAGCGCATGAACTCCGCGCCGGTGCGGTCCAGCTTGTTGACGAAGCAGATCCGCGGGACGCCGTACCGGTCCGCCTGGCGCCACACGGTCTCGGACTGCGGCTCCACACCGGCAACGCCGTCGAACACCGCGACGGCGCCGTCGAGCACGCGCAGCGAACGCTCCACCTCGACGGTGAAGTCGACGTGGCCCGGGGTGTCGATGATGTTGATGGTGTGGTCTTTCCAGGTGCAGGTCGTCGCGGCGGACGTGATCGTGATGCCGCGCTCCTGCTCCTGCTCCATCCAGTCCATCGTGGCGGCGCCCTCGTGGACCTCACCGATCTTGTAGGTGATACCGGTGTAGAAGAGGATCCGCTCGGTCGTCGTCGTCTTGCCGGCGTCGATGTGGGCCATGATCCCGATGTTGCGGACCTTGGCCAGGTCGGTGGTGATTTGTACGGCCACCTCGGTGGTCTACCTCTCGATTCTGTACTGCGTCAAAGGGTGAGCGCTGGGGTCCGGATCGGACCCCGGATCACCAGCGGTAGTGGGCGAAAGCCTTGTTGGCTTCGGCCATCTTGTGCGTGTCCTCGCGGCGCTTCACCGACGCACCGAGACCGTTGGACGCGTCCAGGATCTCGTTCATCAGCCGCTCGGACATGGTCTTCTCGCGGCGGGCCCGCGAGTACGTCGTCAGCCAGCGCAGCGCCAGCGTGGTCGACCGGCCCGGCTTGACCTCGATCGGCACCTGGTAGGTGGCGCCACCGACCCGGCGGCTCTTCACCTCGATGCTCGGCTTCACGTTGTCCAGCGCACGCTTCAGCGTGATCACCGGGTCGGTGCCGGTCTTCGTCCGGGTGCCCTCGAGCGCGTCGTAGACGATCCGCTGGGCGATCTGCTTCTTGCCGTCGACCAGGATCTTGGAGATCAACTGGGTGACGAGCGGCGAACTGTAGACCGGGTCGATGATGACCGGGCGCTTCGGGGCGGGGCCCTTGCGCGGCATTAGCTCTTCTCCTTCTTCGCGCCGTAGAGGCTGCGGGCCTGCTTACGGTTCTTCACACCCTGGGTGTCGAGCGAACCGCGGATGATCTTGTAGCGGACACCCGGGAGGTCCTTCACCCGGCCGCCACGGACGAGCACGATCGAGTGCTCCTGCAGGTTGTGGCCGACACCGGGGATGTACGCGGTGACCTCGATGCCGCTGGTCAGGCGGACACGCGCGACCTTACGAAGGGCCGAGTTCGGCTTCTTCGGCGTGGTCGTGTAGACGCGCGTGCACACACCACGACGCTGAGGGGAACCCTTCAGGGCCGGCGTCTTGTTCTTGGACACCTTGTCCTGGCGGCCCTTGCGGACCAGCTGCTGAATGGTGGGCACCGCGTAGCTCTTTCTGTCGTCCGGCTGGGTTTGTAGCTTTTACCTGACCCCCGCGGTCGGGTGTGTCGCGTGCGCACGAGCAGACCGAAGCCGTAATCTTCCAGACTGTCGGCAGGAGTCCCGTGCCACGCGGCCCGACCCGAAGGACTCGGGGCACGCATGACGGCCCAGGAAAGACCCCGGGCACGATCGTTAAGACTAGCGGGTGCCTCAAGCACGGTCAAAATGAGTAACCGACCGCCGTGGAGAGCCTCCGCCCTTCCAGTGTACAGGGCCTACGGAGTGGCCCTGCCGGCCAGGAAATCGCTGCCCACGACTGCGTCTCCCTCGACCGTCAGAACGGCCGTCGGCAAGCGCTTCCACAGGCACAGGTCGAGCTCCGCCGCGGTCCCCGAGAGCACCGCTTCGCCGACCGCCCTGCCGCGCTCGACCGCGGGCGGATTCCCTTCTGACAAAGGCGTCAGCGTCCATTCGTGCCCGGTGTCGGTGGCCCGTACGCCGACCTGCCGGGTGACCGCCGGAGCGAACCCGCGGGCGAGCATCCGGGGCAGGAACACCTCGAACACCTCGTCCACTCCGTCGGCCGCGATCGCCGCAGGTATCACCTCCAGACCAGTGCCGGCCTCTTGAGCGGCGGCCTGCCGGGCGTCCACGAGGTGGATGACCGTCTCATGCAGGCGCCGCCGGGCCCAGAATCCGGCGCGCTGATCGACCGGCGCGAAGTTCCAGCAGGGTTCGTCCGGATCGACCGCCCGGATCGCCGCGGACAGCGCCGCGCTGGTGGCGGCATACCAGTCGGCCCAGGAGATCGTCGTCCGCAGTACCTCCGGGACCTGCTGGGAGGTGCCGCTGAGCACGATCGAGGCCGCCCAGCGCTGCCCGGAGCCGATGTGCAGCGCCAGGTCGGCGACCGTCCAGCCCGGGCACGCGGGCACCGGCCGGGACGGGTCGAGATCGCCGAGGACGGCCGCCAGCTCGGCGGCCGTCCGGTCGAACTCGGCGAGGTGGTCGATCGGGTCCTGGGACCCGATCGACGCAGCGGAGAAACCTTCAGGCACGGAACTCGACGTCGGTGATAGCGCCGTCGACGACCCGGTAGAGCGCCAGCTGCGGGACGGCGCCGTCGTCGTCGTAGCTGTTCACGTGCTCCACCACCCACTCCCCCAGGGTGATCTTCTGCAGCACTTCGGTCTTGCAGCGGCCGGCCTCGAAGAGCGGGCGGTAATACTCCCGGAGGAACCGGCGGCCCTTCAGTTCGGAGCCGTTCGCGAGCAGGATGCGCGCCGTCGGCGAGTACGTCGCCAGGAAGGCCTCGAGGTCGTGTGCGGCGTACGCCGCGTGCTCGCGGGCGATCACCCGCGCCGCGGGCGTCTCGGCGGTGACAGCGGCCACCGTGGCCACCCCTAAGTCCGCAAGCGATGCCTGGACGGCCGGCACGACAGGAGCGGCCGGCGTGACAGCTGCCGGGACGGCCGGTGGCTGTTCGGGCTTCGGTGCCTGCCGAGTGGCGGGTTCGGCAGGTGCCTTGGGAGCCGTGGCGACCGCGGTCCTGGTCGTCCGGCGGGTAGCGGTGGTGGTGGTCGTCTTCCGGGCCGGTGGTGGTGGGACGAGGAGCTTGCCGTCGGCGCCAGGCTGCTCGCCGAGGTGGGCGATCGCCCAGTCGAGAGCCTTGGTCACGGCGGCGCGTGATTCTTCGGTGTGGTCGAGCATGTCGAACCCGTGGTGCCCTTTCGGTACGTCGATGATGTCCAGCGCGGCGCCACCCGCGGAGACGAACTCCGCTACCGGACCGGCGAGCTCCTCACGCTCGAGTCCGACTCTTGTCAGCAGCACAGGCAGGTCCTTGTGTTTGCCGATCACCTCGGCAGCAGTTACCAGATCGTCGACACCGGGCGGGGTGGCGAGCAACGGGTAGGTCAGGGATACGAAGCGCAGCCAGTCGGGGCGGCTGTCCAGCCACTCCCCGGCCAGCAGGCCGGCGCCCGAGAAGAACCACAGCCCGACCCGATCGGGGTCGACCCGTGGATCCGAACGCAGTACGGCGACCGCGGCCTCCACCTCGTCCGCGGCCTCGACCAGGCGGTCGAGGCCGTGGATCAGGCTGTGGTCGACGACTGCGGCCACCAGGCCTCGCCTGGCGGCAGCGGTCGCGTAGCCCTTGTAGACCGGCCAGTCCCGAGGCATCACCTCGAGGCCGTCCGGTCCGGGTCCCCCGTGCACGAAGAGAATTGCGCCGCCTCGGGCGGTACCGGGCGGGCGGTACAGGTCGATCTCCCCCAGGCGATCGACGCGTACGTCAGAACCTTCCAGAACCCCCAAGACGAAAGGCCGCAAGTAGGCCGGCAAATCCGTCATGCACCAATCTTGGCGCATCCGGCGGACACTTTCAGCCGCCACCCCGAGTGTCTTCGCCGGCCGCGCCGAAAAGCCGCGAGGGCGGCACTCCCGGATGGAAGTGCCGCCCTCTGTATTAATACTTTCCCCGCCCCACCGCCCCGGTCGGGGATTGACTCGAATCAGTTCTGGTACGAACCGAGGTCGAAGTCGTCGAGCGGGACCGACTGACCGCTGGACGGGCCGAAGTCGTAGTCGTACGACTCGTAACCGACCATCGAGTACATCGCGGCCTTCGCCTCTTCAGTCGGTTCGACCCGGATGTTGCGGTACCGGTCCATGCCCGTACCGGCCGGGATCAACTTACCGATGATGACGTTCTCCTTCAGACCGACCAGGGAGTCGGACTTGCCGTGGATCGCGGCCTCGGTCAGCACCCGGGTCGTCTCCTGGAAGGAGGCGGCCGACAGCCACGACTCGGTGGCCAGCGAGGCCTTGGTGATACCCATCAGCACCGGACGA contains the following coding sequences:
- a CDS encoding maleylpyruvate isomerase N-terminal domain-containing protein — protein: MPEGFSAASIGSQDPIDHLAEFDRTAAELAAVLGDLDPSRPVPACPGWTVADLALHIGSGQRWAASIVLSGTSQQVPEVLRTTISWADWYAATSAALSAAIRAVDPDEPCWNFAPVDQRAGFWARRRLHETVIHLVDARQAAAQEAGTGLEVIPAAIAADGVDEVFEVFLPRMLARGFAPAVTRQVGVRATDTGHEWTLTPLSEGNPPAVERGRAVGEAVLSGTAAELDLCLWKRLPTAVLTVEGDAVVGSDFLAGRATP
- the rpsG gene encoding 30S ribosomal protein S7: MPRKGPAPKRPVIIDPVYSSPLVTQLISKILVDGKKQIAQRIVYDALEGTRTKTGTDPVITLKRALDNVKPSIEVKSRRVGGATYQVPIEVKPGRSTTLALRWLTTYSRARREKTMSERLMNEILDASNGLGASVKRREDTHKMAEANKAFAHYRW
- the rpsL gene encoding 30S ribosomal protein S12: MPTIQQLVRKGRQDKVSKNKTPALKGSPQRRGVCTRVYTTTPKKPNSALRKVARVRLTSGIEVTAYIPGVGHNLQEHSIVLVRGGRVKDLPGVRYKIIRGSLDTQGVKNRKQARSLYGAKKEKS
- a CDS encoding nuclear transport factor 2 family protein, which produces MTDLPAYLRPFVLGVLEGSDVRVDRLGEIDLYRPPGTARGGAILFVHGGPGPDGLEVMPRDWPVYKGYATAAARRGLVAAVVDHSLIHGLDRLVEAADEVEAAVAVLRSDPRVDPDRVGLWFFSGAGLLAGEWLDSRPDWLRFVSLTYPLLATPPGVDDLVTAAEVIGKHKDLPVLLTRVGLEREELAGPVAEFVSAGGAALDIIDVPKGHHGFDMLDHTEESRAAVTKALDWAIAHLGEQPGADGKLLVPPPPARKTTTTTATRRTTRTAVATAPKAPAEPATRQAPKPEQPPAVPAAVTPAAPVVPAVQASLADLGVATVAAVTAETPAARVIAREHAAYAAHDLEAFLATYSPTARILLANGSELKGRRFLREYYRPLFEAGRCKTEVLQKITLGEWVVEHVNSYDDDGAVPQLALYRVVDGAITDVEFRA